In the genome of Nocardioides marmoribigeumensis, one region contains:
- a CDS encoding gamma-glutamyl-gamma-aminobutyrate hydrolase family protein, which translates to MTPLIGLTAYREQARWGVWDTRADLLPEVYARAVEAVGGVPVLLPPTTHPSVEEAARLVVSRLDGLVISGGADVSPHQYAAEPHPRTRGWRDDRDTWEIALLDAAEERVLPVLGVCRGMQVMAVRAGGTLEQHLPDEVGHEQHGPSPGEFGEVGVRLASGTRLASLVGDRSVEGLGVRCHHHQAVREHPGFAPVAWAEDGTLEAMEAPGARFCVAVQWHPEMLADVGLFAGLVEAARR; encoded by the coding sequence GTGACCCCGCTGATCGGCCTGACCGCCTACCGCGAGCAGGCCCGGTGGGGCGTCTGGGACACCCGTGCCGACCTCCTGCCCGAGGTCTACGCGCGGGCGGTCGAGGCCGTGGGCGGCGTGCCCGTGCTGCTCCCGCCGACCACGCACCCCTCGGTCGAGGAGGCGGCGCGCCTGGTCGTCTCGCGCCTCGACGGGCTGGTGATCTCGGGGGGCGCGGACGTCTCGCCGCACCAGTACGCCGCCGAGCCGCACCCGCGCACCCGCGGCTGGCGTGACGACCGCGACACCTGGGAGATCGCGCTGCTCGACGCGGCCGAGGAGCGTGTCCTGCCGGTCCTCGGTGTGTGCCGCGGCATGCAGGTGATGGCCGTCCGCGCGGGCGGCACCCTGGAGCAGCACTTGCCCGACGAGGTGGGCCACGAGCAGCACGGCCCCTCGCCGGGGGAGTTCGGCGAGGTCGGGGTGCGCCTGGCCTCCGGCACCCGGCTCGCCTCGCTCGTCGGCGACCGCAGCGTCGAGGGTCTCGGGGTCCGCTGCCACCACCACCAGGCCGTCCGCGAGCACCCCGGCTTCGCCCCGGTCGCCTGGGCCGAGGACGGCACCCTCGAGGCGATGGAGGCCCCGGGCGCCCGGTTCTGCGTGGCCGTCCAGTGGCACCCCGAGATGCTGGCCGACGTCGGGCTGTTCGCCGGCCTGGTCGAGGCTGCCCGGCGCTAG
- a CDS encoding PP2C family protein-serine/threonine phosphatase, which produces MRQERGWLHHDQSARVGAMVAGLWLVAMTVVNLTFRSTFVPDPLVTLAPLAVCAVLPTRVTAAVALVTVAWSGWSGAYNDVWDTAQQWVRFSSVVLISGAAVLIAAVRIRREAEFERVSHIAEAAQRVILPVLPDSAAEVLVQARYRSASRDALVGGDLYDCSLTSGKVRFLIGDARGKGIGAVEQAARVIRAFRQSSGVQDDLGALAHDMDAYLQAFLDDEGFVTALLVDVTTPGRLTLASCGHPPPLLLRRDGTARLLDLPPGLPLGLGDSAVAVDFAWSPGDRLLLYTDGLSEARDDSGRFLAPIDLAPTVASHPLEDALDAVLDQARRHVPGRLLTDDLAVVLLENTGERRPARFGGRLVESAAGLAG; this is translated from the coding sequence GTGAGGCAGGAGCGAGGCTGGTTGCACCACGACCAGAGCGCCCGGGTGGGTGCGATGGTCGCCGGCCTCTGGCTCGTCGCGATGACCGTGGTCAACCTGACGTTCCGGTCGACCTTCGTCCCCGACCCCCTGGTCACCCTGGCGCCGCTCGCGGTCTGCGCGGTGCTGCCCACGCGGGTGACGGCCGCGGTCGCCCTGGTCACCGTGGCCTGGTCGGGGTGGTCCGGCGCCTACAACGACGTCTGGGACACCGCCCAGCAGTGGGTGCGGTTCTCCAGCGTGGTGCTGATCAGCGGCGCCGCGGTGCTCATCGCCGCGGTGCGGATCCGCCGGGAGGCGGAGTTCGAGCGCGTGTCCCACATCGCCGAGGCGGCACAGCGGGTCATCCTGCCCGTGCTCCCGGACTCGGCGGCCGAGGTCCTGGTGCAGGCGCGCTACCGCTCGGCCTCCCGGGACGCGCTGGTGGGCGGAGACCTCTACGACTGCTCGCTGACCAGCGGCAAGGTCCGCTTCCTCATCGGCGACGCCCGCGGCAAGGGCATCGGCGCGGTCGAGCAGGCCGCGCGCGTGATCCGTGCGTTCCGGCAGTCCAGCGGCGTCCAGGACGACCTCGGGGCCCTCGCCCACGACATGGACGCCTACCTCCAGGCGTTCCTGGACGACGAGGGCTTCGTGACCGCGCTGCTCGTCGACGTCACCACTCCTGGCCGGCTCACCCTGGCCTCCTGCGGCCACCCACCGCCGCTGCTGCTCCGCCGCGACGGGACCGCGCGGCTGCTCGACCTGCCGCCCGGGCTGCCCCTCGGTCTGGGCGACTCCGCGGTCGCGGTCGACTTCGCGTGGAGCCCCGGCGACCGGCTCCTGCTCTACACCGACGGCCTGAGCGAGGCCCGGGACGACTCCGGACGGTTCCTCGCCCCGATCGACCTGGCCCCGACCGTCGCCTCGCACCCGTTGGAGGACGCCCTCGACGCGGTGCTGGACCAGGCGCGCCGGCACGTCCCGGGCCGGCTCCTCACCGACGACCTCGCGGTCGTGCTGCTGGAGAACACCGGCGAGCGTCGGCCGGCCCGCTTCGGCGGGCGGCTCGTCGAGTCCGCGGCCGGCCTGGCCGGCTAG
- a CDS encoding Type 1 glutamine amidotransferase-like domain-containing protein yields the protein MKLLLTSGGVTNPTIRSALVRLLGKPVEESRALCVPTAQWGHPSCGPASARGFVAAEPTWRHSTGLGWGSVGLLELTALPSIGADRWVPWVREADVLVVDGGDATYLCHWVRESGLADLLPTLPDLVWVGISAGSMVMTPRIGERFVEWHGAPDDRTLGVVDFSVFPHLDLFPTNTTARAEQWAAGLDHPSYALDEQSAITVVDGAVEVVSEGEWRRFEAGGQVTDRCRR from the coding sequence TTGAAGCTCCTGCTCACCTCAGGTGGGGTCACCAACCCCACCATCCGCTCCGCCCTCGTGCGCCTCCTCGGCAAGCCGGTGGAGGAGAGCCGCGCGCTCTGCGTCCCGACCGCCCAGTGGGGGCACCCGAGCTGCGGGCCGGCCTCGGCCCGCGGGTTCGTCGCCGCCGAGCCGACGTGGCGGCACTCCACCGGGCTCGGCTGGGGCTCGGTGGGCCTGCTCGAGCTCACCGCCCTGCCCAGCATCGGCGCCGACCGCTGGGTGCCGTGGGTCCGGGAGGCCGACGTCCTCGTGGTCGACGGTGGTGACGCCACCTACCTGTGCCACTGGGTGCGCGAGTCCGGCCTGGCCGACCTGCTGCCGACGCTGCCCGACCTGGTCTGGGTGGGCATCAGCGCCGGCAGCATGGTGATGACCCCGCGGATCGGCGAGCGGTTCGTGGAGTGGCACGGCGCTCCCGACGACCGCACCCTCGGGGTCGTGGACTTCTCGGTCTTCCCGCACCTCGACCTGTTCCCGACCAACACGACGGCCCGCGCCGAGCAGTGGGCCGCCGGGCTCGACCACCCGTCGTACGCCCTCGACGAGCAGAGCGCGATCACGGTCGTCGACGGAGCCGTCGAGGTGGTGTCCGAGGGGGAGTGGCGCAGGTTCGAGGCCGGTGGTCAGGTCACCGACAGGTGCCGGAGGTAG
- a CDS encoding DedA family protein, with protein sequence MVHSVIDAIRTVPPIVAYLIIGLLVFGEAAVFIGFVFPGETAVLLGGFLASQGDLGIVTLVVLVVLCAIVGDSVGYEVGKRLGPRVLRLRMLRRHGSRIDSAQDALRRRGGPAVFLGRWTAFLRAVMPGLAGLSQMRYRTFLMWNALGGLVWGVTFSLVGYFAGASYQKVASTIGKDSAIVLAVLVVGVLVFWHFRRRQGEQEEHEGQDAA encoded by the coding sequence ATGGTGCACAGCGTGATCGACGCGATCCGGACGGTGCCGCCGATCGTGGCCTACCTGATCATCGGGCTGCTCGTCTTCGGCGAGGCGGCGGTGTTCATCGGCTTCGTGTTCCCGGGCGAGACGGCGGTCCTCCTCGGCGGCTTCCTGGCCAGCCAGGGTGACCTCGGGATCGTGACGCTGGTCGTCCTGGTCGTCCTCTGCGCGATCGTGGGCGACTCGGTGGGCTACGAGGTCGGCAAGCGCCTCGGGCCGCGCGTGCTCCGGCTGAGGATGCTGCGCCGGCACGGGTCGAGGATCGACAGCGCCCAGGACGCGTTGCGCCGGCGAGGCGGGCCGGCGGTCTTCCTCGGCCGGTGGACGGCCTTCCTCCGTGCGGTCATGCCGGGGCTGGCCGGCCTGAGCCAGATGCGCTACCGCACGTTCCTGATGTGGAACGCGCTCGGCGGCCTCGTCTGGGGGGTGACCTTCAGCCTGGTCGGCTACTTCGCGGGTGCGTCCTACCAGAAGGTGGCCTCCACGATCGGCAAGGACTCCGCGATCGTGCTGGCCGTGCTGGTCGTCGGCGTGCTGGTGTTCTGGCACTTCCGGCGCCGGCAGGGCGAGCAGGAGGAGCACGAAGGGCAGGACGCCGCCTGA